From Marinifilum sp. JC120:
GTCGCTACCTGATTGGTGGCATTCATATAATCAGACAACGACTTACTGACATTACCCATACTCTGGTCATAAATCTGTGATGTACTTACTCTCATGAATGCCTCCCTACATAATGCCCAAAATGGTATCGATCATATCGCGGGTAACGGAAATAATCTGACAGGCTGCCGAATACTGCTGCTGGGCCTTGGTAAGGTTAACCAGCTCCTCGTCCACATTCACACCGCTGACGGATTCCTGCTGATCAGCATAAATCTGGGCAGCGGCAGTGTCGCAGGTAACCTGAGTTTCAGCCTTAGACGCAGCTGCCCCCACACCGGAAACAATTGCAGCCAGATATTCAGTCAGAGATGCATCTGTAGATGACACGCCCTCACCTATTGATACGGTCCGGTTCAGCAAATCGTTTATGGACTTGGCAGTATCATTGCTACCTGACGATACTGTTCCGTCATCCCCAACCTCCCCGGCATTGAGGTGCGAAGGATCGGAAGCAACGTAATCGTTAACCCCGATATCTCCCGCGGAGCTGCCATCAAAAAAAGTATTGATCCCGGTAGCAGCCAGAAAACCGGAACTGTCATCCCCAAATTCAAACGAGGCATCACCCACGACCTGAATTTCGAGCTCCCCATCAGCATTAACTGAAGCGGTCAGGGTTCCTCCGAAGGCTACGTTGATATCTGCCACAACATCATCCAAGGAATCCGTTGCAGGATCGATGGGTATGGCGGAACTAGCGGTCATGTTGCCGTCGACATCATATGTGTAGATGGAGAATTCGCCGGAAGTGATCTTGTCTTCATAATCCAGCCCGCTGCTTGAAAGGGCTGCGGTCTGGTCATTCACGTCGTAAGTTCCCTCAACAGCAGTATGTGATTCCAGCCCTGCGCCCTGTGAATGAGCCACATTGGTTTCCCAGATCAGGGCCGAAGTGTAATCGTCAAGGCTGTCCAGAGTAGGCTCAATGTATTCGTCGCGAGTGATGAATAATCCGGCAATTGAGCCTCCGGTAGTACGCCCGGAAACCGGGTCGCCGCTATCATCGGTCATGGGAGTTATCTCCACCAGACCGCCGGAGCCGCTTTCCCAGAACAGCCCGGTCTTTGAAGTATCATCATCGTATGCGACTGCGAGGTAATGAGTCTCTTCCCCTTCCACAAGCGGCTGTCCGGTCTCGGTATAAATCTTGGTCTGCCCGTCGCTGTAGCTGAGCACTTCCACACCGATGAGTTCATCCAGTTCACGTATGGCCTGATCGCGGCTGGCAACCAGTTCATAATTATCCGGGTTGGCCCCGATCTGCTCATTTAGCAATCCGATGGAATCAATCAGTTCATTGGCGGTATTAACTTGATCGACGATCTCCGATTCCACGCTGGCAGACATATCCTTAAGTTCCGAGGATGTGGAATTAAGTGCATATATTAATGAATCCGTTTCGCCCAACAGAGCTTCACGTTCGGCAAGAGAATCCGGGTAGGTAGAAAGGTCATTCCAGCCGCTCAGGAATTCATCTTGCGCCGCAGCCAGCCCTTGCCCTTCACTCTGGTTGAATATGGAATCCATCTGGGTGAGATATTTATTCTGTGCTTCGCTGGAGGCCAGATCCGCCGAGGCCGCAAGGTATTGCTTTTCAATAAAGCTGTCCCAATTGGCCTGAATTGCAACAATATCCGCGCCTGTACCGAGGCTGTCGCCGTAAACATTAATATTGCCTGTGCTGTCATAAACAGCATCGGCGCGCTGATACCCTTCGGTTTCGGCATTGGCGATGTTGTTGCTGGTCGTGTTGATCGAGACCTGCGCGTTGGCAACGGCCTTTTCACCTATGGACATTGCATTTGATAAACTCATTTTTTATGCCTCCGGCTAATCAACCCATCAACTAACTCTTCAATGAAATCGCAGTCTGTAACAGAGTATCTGCTGTAGTTACGACCTTACTGTTGGCCTGATAGGCGGACTGGATGATGATCAACTCAGTCATTTGTGCTGCGAGATCCACGTTGGAAGCTTCGAGTGAATTGGAAACAACGGTTCCGAACCCTGCGGACCCGGCTGTGCCGATGATGGCTTCACCGGACTCGGTGGTGGCCCGGAACAGGGTTCCGCCTTCGGCTGTCAGTCCGCCTTCGTTGGTGAAATCAGCAAGACCGAGCTGGTATAGTTCGATGGACTGGCTGTTGGAATAATTACCCACAAGGATACCGTTTTCGTCCACTTCCACGGAAACGAGGGACCCGGTGGGATAACCGTCCTGCCCTACGCTGTAGGTGGCGGAAGAACTGTCGCTGTAACTGGTTGTCGCTCCTAGCTCGAGGGTGTAATCAGAAAATGAAGGCAGATCCGAATAAGCGGTGGCTGCGGTTATATCGCCAAGGGTATTGATCCCCCCGGAAGTATCCCATGTTGCATCATCGCTGGACATGCCGAAATTTATGGCAACATCCTGCCCGCTGGTACTTCCGGTAAAGTTGAGATTTACCTCCGGGTAGCCTTCGGGGCTGAGGTCAGCCAAGCCCCACTGATCGGGGTCCTTGGTGTCGGCAGAAGTGGCTGCATTGGAGAGAGTAAAAGCAGTCATGGAAGTCATCTGCCCTTCAGAATTGAAGGTCATGGTTCCGGTCATACTCAGACCTGCACCGCTGGTAGTATTCAAAGCATTGCCCCCCGATCCGGTACGCTGATCGTCTTCAGCTTCAGTAGCAGCCACATATTCCCAGATAATATTACCGTCAGAATCCACATCCACCGGGTCCATGTAATAGGTCATGTCATGGGCGGAACCGTTTTCATCATAAACAGTCATGGTGGTTGAATAACTGTACTGCGAATCATCAAGTGGAGGATTGTTGGTACCGTCATAAAGCTCGAAGAGGGATGTGTAAGGATTGGTTGTTTTAGCCTCATCCACACTCTGGGAATCAAGATTCATGGTCAGACTGATTTCAGAAGTAGCTTTCGGCGGTGACTGGGATTGGTCCAGCTGAATTGTGGTCAGTGAACCGGATGCGGTTCCGTCTTCGATTTCCCAACCCTGCACCTGATTACCGTAGGGATCGACCAGATAGCCGTCTTTATCGAAATCAAAATTCCCTGCGCGGGTGTAGTAGGTTGTGCTGGTGTCCGGGTCCACTACTACAAAGTAACCGTCACCATTGAGAGCAACGTTGGTGGAAATGCTGGAATCTTCATAAGATCCCTGAGTGTAATCGGTATTAATAGTGGAAACCCCGGCCCCGTTACCGACCTGTGAAAGCCCTCCTCCTGTGGTGATGGTGGAGTAAAAGACATCCTCAAAAACTGCGTCCGAACTCTTGAACCCTACGGTGGAAGAGTTGGCGAGGTTGTTGGAAACCACGGATGTTGCCTGAGAGTTGACATTAAGGCCTGAAATACCTGTGTACAAAGAACTGGTGACACTCATTTTTATGCTCCTGTGTTTGTAAAATTTATTTAAATGAATGAAACGTCGGTAATGGAAACTTCCCGGCCGTCATTAAGGGTAAGAGTGGTCTTGCCTGAATCATCCTGGTTCACTGCGGTGATGGTTCCGGGGGACTTGATGTAGACAGGTACGGAAGCGTCATTGGCATCATTGGCGAAGACCATAGCTACGTAAGTTCCGTTTGATTCGAGATTGCTATCGCTGAGCAGGTCTTTGCCGAAAATTTCAAACTCACCAGCTTCGAGGTCGGTGTAGTAAACGGTGTCCACGAGGGTTCCGTCAGAGTTGTAAATATTGAGACCGAGCGTGGATGCGTCTTCCTGAAGATCAATGGTCACGTTAGTGGCATCACCGCTTTCAACAGTGATGACCCCGCCGTCGGCCATGACTTCCTCGCCGATGTAGCTGGAAGTACTCAGAGCGGAGATGGCATCCAGTTTATTAATGATGGTCTCCAGATTTTCGTTCTGCTGCACATCTTCATCGAGCATCGAATAGCTGGTCATCTGGTTGACCATTTCCGTGTTATCCACCGGGTTTGTAGGGTCCTGATATTCCAGCTGAGTTGTCAGCAGAGTCAGGAAATCGACCTGATCAAGAGAGGTATTGTCGCTGGCTGTGGCAGTGGAAGTTGTTGTGTCGGTGGTGTAGCTGATGCCTTCAATGGTCATGATACAACCCTCCTCTCACTTGCCGCTGAAAAGTGTCGGCGGAGCTTTTGTATTGCCTGATGCTTAATGCAGCGTACTGTACAGGAGGTGATCCCCAACTGTTTTGCAACTTCAACAGCCTTTAAATCTCCCCAAAAAATCATCCTGACCACTTCATCCTGACGTTTAGACAAAAGTCCTTCAGGTAGATTAAAATCAATTTTATCTTTTTCTAATTCAGGAATATCGCTTAAATCTTCTACATTAATATATATGCGATTGTTTTTTCTCATATAATCGACAGCGACAGAGCGGCTTATGATATATAGCCATGTATTGAGTGAACTTTTCTTAGAGGAATACTTTGATATGTAATTATTTTTTAAAATCTTTAATGCTACTTCCTGACATACTTCATCTACATCACTTTTATTAACACCAATATATTTAGAAAATAAAAATTTATTAACCACATTTTTTATATAGTTAATGTTGCCATCAAAAAAACAATTAACTTCTCTTTCAGAAATATAATCGTATTTGTTTTCAATGTAAGTATTCATAGTTCCTCCTAATGGTTAGAAAGAAGCAACCTACATTCCATTCAACATTAACTTAGAAACATATTACATTCAGAATAGAACAGATTGGATTTATGGTTTGTTAAATAGCTGTAGGAGAATTAATAAAAAATGGCCGAAATTAACGATTCTTAAGTCGAGAAAGCCATTCAGATAATTGAAGAAAGTTTCAGCAGCACGAATCGACAGAAAGGGAATTATTTGCCGCATGTTTCACCCCGGCGCAGAACACAAAAAAGGCCGTAATCCCAGCAGTTAAGGAGTACGGCCTTGAACTTCCCGCCCAAAAAAAGACCCGGTATAAACCGGGTCGATCAAGATCTTAAAACTGTCTAATTAACCGATGAGAGACAATGCCATCTGGGGCAGAGAGTTCGCCTGCGCGAGCATGGATACAGCGGACTGGGTGATAATCTGCTGCTTGGAATAGTTGGTCATCTCGGTTGCCACATCAACGTCAGAGATCTGAGATTCTGCTGATTGCAGGTTTTCACCCTGAATCTCAAGGTTTGAAATAGTAGCCTCAAGCCTGTTCTCAAGAGCACCGAGATTTGCCCTGATCTTATCCTTGGAAGTAATGGCATTATCGAGAGCTTCGAGTGACGCCTGAGCCGCTTCCTGAGTGGATACGGTGTACCCGGCATTCACAGCACTGTTATTGCCGATTCCGAGAGAAGATGCGGTGCAGTTACCGATCTCAACATCATACTTGTCTTCCGCACTATCGTTACCGGTTCCGAAGTGAATGGTAACAGCGTTATCACCGGAAACATTACCGTTAAGCAGGTGAATACCGTTGAAATCGGTAGCACTGGCGATTCTGGTAATCTCGGAAGCCATGGCCTGATATTCCTGATCAATCAGGGCACGCTGAGATGAGGTGTAAGTACCGGTTGCAGCCTGCTCTGCCAGTTCCTTCATGCGAATGAGCTTTTCATCCACAACACCAAGGGCACCGTCAGCGGTCTGAATCATGGAAATACCGTCATTGGCATTTCGCACACCCTGTTGCAGGGTGGAGATATCCGAACGCATGAGTTCGCGCACAGCCAGCCCTGCTGCATCATCCGCAGCAGAGTTGATACGCAATCCTGAAGACATCTTCTCAGTAGAAGAACTGAGTGCACTGTAGGAATCATTAAGGTGTCTAGCGGTCGCATTTGCAACGGTATTGTTATTGATTACTAAAGACATAAAAACCTCCGTGTTGTATCGTACATCCTTGCACTTTCAACAGGTGACCAATTCACCTGTCTATACTTGCTTATACGCAGCGGAGGTAAAGAACGTTTACATGGGAAATATTTTCATACCCCGTTCAAGTTTCGGACACTATAGACAAATCAACCCTGCCTTAACATTTCTTAAGCTATTTAACATTTATTTACACTAAACTTATTTGCTTATCCCTTCTAAACACATAGTATGCCTCGCAGGAGAACATTATGAACAAGATACTTCTTATCGACGACGACCCGGAAATGGGAGAACTTTTATCCACCTATCTGGACGGCGAAGGTTACAGCCTGCACCACAAGTGCACTGCAAAGGAAGGCCTCAAGTCATTCGGCTGTGAAGAATACGACCTTGTGCTGCTGGATATTGTCCTGCCTGATATCAGCGGACTGAATGTGCTGGAAAAAATCAGGCTGGATTCTACGGTTCCGGTAATAATGCTTACCGGTAAAGGTGATGAAGTAGACAGAGTAGTCGGCCTTGAAATGGGTGCTGACGATTACATCTGCAAACCCTTCCCATTGCGGGAGCTGCTGGCCCGCATGCGCGCATCCCTGCGCCGCTGCACCATGATGCCTCAATCAGCAAGCATCACCCCCAGCTCACGGGGTAAACTCAAAGTAGGTGAACTGGACATCAACCTTGATTCCCATTCCATTATGGTTAAAGGGATTGAAACCCACTTCACAGCGGCTGAATTCAGCATTATTGAGCATCTGGCTTCCAGCTGCGGAAAACTCATTGAGCGTGATGAACTTATGGAAATAGCCCTCGGCAGGAGTGCCGACTTCGATGACTATGTGCTCAACGTGCATATGAGCAATCTGCGTCGCAAAATCGGCGACTCAGTTTCAATCAAAACCATCCGCGGACGCGGATATATGATGACCTCAAGGACTCAGGCCGAAGCATGATCCGACTGCGGCTGGCAGTTGTTGCCCTCTCTCTCATTATTCTGGCCATGGTGGCCGGAGCCGCACCAAGTTTTGCAGAAGACAGGGATGTCTCTGCTGAACTGGAAAATCTCGACCTCGAAGACCTTCTGCAAGTCGAAATGGTCTCCCCTTCCGAACGCAAGCAATCCCTTGAAAACATCGCCGGTTCATACACCATCCTCACCGAGGAGGACATCAAACGCAGCGGCGCCAGATCGGTTCCCGAAGCACTACGCACGGTTCCCGGAGTGGTTGTCACCCGTACCGACACGGACAAATGGGCCATCGGAGTCAGAGGGTTTTCAGGCACATTCAACAGCAAACAACTTATTCTGGTGGATAACCGCCCGATCACATCCCCATATTTCCACGGGGTTATCTGGTCCAGCCAGAACCTGCCCATCCAGATGGTCAAGCGAATTGAAATTATCCGCGGACCATGGACCAGTCTTTGGGGCTCAGAATCATTCAACGGCGTAATCAACATTATCACCAAATCTGCCGCTGAAATGCAGGGAACCCAAAGCGTAACCACAGCCGGAACCGAAGGAGTCAGCCAATTCATCCGTCAGGGCGGACACATTTCCGAAAACGCAACTATGGCCGTATACGCCAAGGGCGGATATGAACCGGGCAAGAATTACCGCATCCGGGGACGCACCGAAAAAGGTTCCACCGACTGGATTACCGGAAGCGGCGGATTCCGCGCCGACTGGCTCAACGCATACACCGACCAGTTCTCGCTGCAAGGCCAGCTGGCAGGGTCATCAATTACGGAACACTCCCCTCCGGGCAACCTGTTTTCAGCCAATAAAAATAAAAATGATTACAACGGCTATGCCCAGATTCTGTGGGACAGAAAAACCGGGGCCCGCTCCGGCATGCAATTCCGCAGTTCCTACACCCGGACTGAAATTACTGTCGCGGACATGGAAAACATGTCCAACACCGTTGATGCGGAATTCATATATTCCAACGAACAATTTGAAGACCATTTCCTGACCTTCGGAATCGGAGGAAAATATTTTTGGGATGACTTTAAACAAGGCAAAAAAGTACAGGTTTCAAACGATAGTATTTACCGTCTGGATTTCAGTGGATTTGCTAAAGACCGCATTACCCTCATTGATGAGAAACTGTTCCTGACCCTCGGCTTGAAGCTTGATTATTCCGGTGACTCCAGCTTAGCCCCCCAACCCACGGCCCGGCTTCTGTACATGGAAGATGACGAAGAATACTGGCTGGCATATTCATACGCTAACCGAAAGCCGGGTTACTGGCTGCGCGATGGAAGCTACCGAATCAGGGTACGGGACAAAGAATACACGATGGACTTCAGCGATGACCTTGATAATGAAAAGCTGAATTCCTTTGAAGCCGGATACCGCAAACTCTTCAGCGAAACCCTGAAGCTGGATGTATCCCTGTACCTGAACAGCTATGACCAGATGGTTACCTTCAGTTTTGACGACGACACTAAAACCGCCACCCCGATAAGTGGACTAAGCGGACTTTCCTACGGAACTGAAATAGCATTTGACTGGCAGCCATATTCATTCCTGACCCTGCGTCCTTCCATTGATATTTCCAATCAAGATTTCCAAAAAGTCCCGGACGGAATTCCCGGTTTTTCACCGCCGCTGAACACTCCGATGTACAACCTCAAGCTACAAGCCCTGATAGAACTGGCCGAAGATTGGGAACTGGGTCTGTTCACTTCCTACTTGAACAGCATGGATGATAAGGACCTTTCCACCGGATTCGGCTTTGATGCCCGTCTAGCGTGGCAGGCCCGTAAAGACTTATCCCTTGAACTAATCGGCAATAACCTGCTGACCTCTGCCGGTGAAAGCAATTTCTCCCCTGTGGAACCATCCTGCACGCTGAGGTTGACATGGGACTTCTAAAAACCCATAAAATTCTGGCAATCACAATTGCCACTCTTTTTATGGTATGTTCCATGCTTGAACTAACGGCACATGCCCGTGCTAAAACCGGACATCAACGCAGGATCAAAGTTACCCAGCCGCAACTGCAAGCTTTATTCATCAAGAAAATCACCAAATACGTACTTGGTCCTGATAGGCGCAGAATCGTTGCCCAGCGTCCGGTAACCGTGGCGGCAATCACACCGAAAAAAATTTCCCGCTTCTTCAGAAAACCGGGCAAGTTCAAGCTGGTTCGCTGGCCGGATGAAGAAAGCAAAGTCCTCTTCGTTGATGTGAACAACCCGCGTGTCATTGCTGCTGTATTAAAAAAAGTAAAAGGCAAACCGATTCTGACCATCGGCCAGAGCCCGGACTTTCTGCGCCTCGGAGGCATGATAAACCTTGTGGAATCCGGTTCACGCTTTAAATTGCAGGTCAACATCTGCGCCGCGCGCAAGGCTGGGCTGACCATCAGTTCAAAGCTGCTAAACCTGTCTGAAATATATTGCGGAGACATCCCTCAATGAAAAAATACAGGAACAGCATCGGGCGCAAAGTAGGCCTTGCGATTCTGGGTACGACCATTGCCGCGGTGATAATCTCCATGACCCTTAATATCGCGTCCATTTTCCATTCGTTCAGGCAGGGCACAATAAAAAAAGCCACCTCCCTGACGCAGGTACTTAGCACTTCAGTAGCCCCGGCCCTTGATTTTGATGACCGGGATTCAGCAACCGAAGTTCTTGAATCGCTAACACTTGTCGGCAATTCAGTAGGCGCGACCATTTTTACCTCTGACGGGCAGGTCTTCGCAGCATTCGGGACTCAGGCTGAAACACTTCCAGCAGAAACTTCTGAAATAGTGGAAAGCTTCAACAGCTACCGCATAGTACAGGAGATTAAGTCCGGTGATGAGTTGCTGGGCTACATTGTCCTTGATGGCTGCTTTACCGACCAACTGGACTGGTTTTTCCAGAATCTGGCTACATCAGGACTTATCTTGATCACGGTTCTGACCACTTGTTTCCTGACTACCAATTTTATCCGTAAAAAACTGACTCAACCCATCGGACAACTGACTGATACAGTGCGCGATATATCAGAAAGTAAAGACTACACCCGGCGTGTTTCCTACCGCAGTGATGATGAAATTGGCTATCTGGTCACGGAATTCAACTCCATGCTGGCCAAAATAGACAAGAGAGATGCATGGCTGAACAGCCACCGGGAAATGCTGGAAAATATTGTTTCACAGCGCACCAAGCAATTACGCTCCAAGCAGGCGGAACTGGAAAGAAAGAATAAATTGCTGGTGCAGCAAATTCATGAAAGGCGCACTGCGGAAATGATCCGCGATGAAGTTGAACGTATCAATCGGCACGACCTCAAATCTTCGCTGAACCTTGTCATCGGTTACCCGGAGCTACTGCTCAACAGCGAAACCCCGCTTACCACAGAGCAGCGCAAATACATCAAGCGCATCGCTTCCGCAGGCTACCGCATGCTGGACATGATCCAGTTCCATCTGGATATGTTCAAGATGGAGCAGGGAATCTACCGCTTAAAAACCATGCGCATAGATCTCGTGGACCTGATGACCTCGCTGGAAGAGGAAATGGCCCTGTTGCTGAACCAGTCCAAAGTAAAGCTTTCCATTCAGCTGGATGATAATGAAATTGAAGGGGTTGAAGAACTGTTCCTGACCGGTGAAGGTATGCTCCTGCGGACAATGTTCAGAAACCTGATCAAAAACGCGGTAGAAGCTTCCAATGAAGGCGATACCGTAACCATCGCTATCAAAAGCGGTCCGCCCATATCAATCAGCGTCAGGAACACCCTCGCGGTTCCCGATGAGATCAGGAAAAGATTTTTCGATAAATACGTCACTCTCGGAAAAGAGGACGGCACCGGACTCGGCACATACTCTGCCAAGCTCATTGCCGAGACCCACAAGGCTACGATAACAATGCACTCGGCTGAAGCCACCGGAACGGAAGTGACAGCCAGTTTTGTGGATGAAAACAGCGCGGCATAGCCGCACTTTCAAACATCATAAATATGAGTAGGTAAATTATGTGGATACGTGAGTGGAAATGTACATGCCCGGAAGAAACAACCAAAGGTTTTCTTGGCTATTTAAATGAAACCGGAGTCAAAGACACCCAGTCTTTGGATGGTTGCTGCGGATACAAAATTTTCATCAGAACGTTGGATAACGAATCTGAAATAACGTTGCACACTTATTGGCAGACAAAGGAACAAATGAAATATTACGCAGGGGAAAACATGTATCACGCGGTTTTGTATCCTGAAGATGCAAAATATAGAATTACACCGGACCATGAAGTCAAAGTTTATGAGGAAATCGCCTCACAGCATCCCTGATGGGCAAGCTGAACTTTACTCAGCGTAATAAAGCCCTTCAGAACAACCGAACAGCTCATTCAAGAGTTCTACGTTACGACCAGAAGTAAGCACGATCAAATAATCCCCGGCCTGAACCTGCAAGGAAAACGGCGGAAGTTTATTCAGCTCATGCCCCTGTCCTTTATCCTGACTGACCCCGATGGTCAGTACATTGAACGATTCGCGCAACTCTTCGAAGATCTCTCCGTAACTCCGCCCATCATATTTACAACCTTCCCTGATGAAGTACTGCTGCACATCATAGTCCTGATTCCCGGAAGCAGAGGAAAGCAGGTCTTCATTAAACAAGGCCACACTGGGTTCAAATATGTAGCTGGCTACAATCTTGGAAGAAATATCGTTACGGCAGATAGTGAAGCTGACTCCGGCACTGGTGAAAGTATCCTTCAGCTCGGAATTATCAATGGTCGCCACAAAGGAAAGGTGGGGATGGTACTTTTTGGCATTGAGCACGAAGACAAGGTTTTTGGTATCGTCACCAAGACTGGGCATAAGCGAGACAGCTTCGGCGGCGTTGGCTTTTTTCAGACATTCCCGGCAATTCATATCCGAAAAGATCACAAAGACCTGTTCCCGCGAAAAACTCTCGTAAATAAAATCAATGTGGTCCTTATTGTCGGTGACAATGCAGACCTTCTTCCCCGCATGAACCAACTGGGTAACAACATCTTCAGAAAATTCGTTCCAGCCGACAATTACCACATGGTTGCTAAAACCTGTTCCGTCAAAACCCATTTTACGCCTCTCTGCCAAAGCCTGAATATGTTCGCTGAGCCTGCCGATGAAGTAACCGAGAATACCGATGCTACCCAGCACCATGGTCATGGAAATTATCT
This genomic window contains:
- the flgK gene encoding flagellar hook-associated protein FlgK gives rise to the protein MSLSNAMSIGEKAVANAQVSINTTSNNIANAETEGYQRADAVYDSTGNINVYGDSLGTGADIVAIQANWDSFIEKQYLAASADLASSEAQNKYLTQMDSIFNQSEGQGLAAAQDEFLSGWNDLSTYPDSLAEREALLGETDSLIYALNSTSSELKDMSASVESEIVDQVNTANELIDSIGLLNEQIGANPDNYELVASRDQAIRELDELIGVEVLSYSDGQTKIYTETGQPLVEGEETHYLAVAYDDDTSKTGLFWESGSGGLVEITPMTDDSGDPVSGRTTGGSIAGLFITRDEYIEPTLDSLDDYTSALIWETNVAHSQGAGLESHTAVEGTYDVNDQTAALSSSGLDYEDKITSGEFSIYTYDVDGNMTASSAIPIDPATDSLDDVVADINVAFGGTLTASVNADGELEIQVVGDASFEFGDDSSGFLAATGINTFFDGSSAGDIGVNDYVASDPSHLNAGEVGDDGTVSSGSNDTAKSINDLLNRTVSIGEGVSSTDASLTEYLAAIVSGVGAAASKAETQVTCDTAAAQIYADQQESVSGVNVDEELVNLTKAQQQYSAACQIISVTRDMIDTILGIM
- a CDS encoding flagellar hook protein FlgE; the protein is MSVTSSLYTGISGLNVNSQATSVVSNNLANSSTVGFKSSDAVFEDVFYSTITTGGGLSQVGNGAGVSTINTDYTQGSYEDSSISTNVALNGDGYFVVVDPDTSTTYYTRAGNFDFDKDGYLVDPYGNQVQGWEIEDGTASGSLTTIQLDQSQSPPKATSEISLTMNLDSQSVDEAKTTNPYTSLFELYDGTNNPPLDDSQYSYSTTMTVYDENGSAHDMTYYMDPVDVDSDGNIIWEYVAATEAEDDQRTGSGGNALNTTSGAGLSMTGTMTFNSEGQMTSMTAFTLSNAATSADTKDPDQWGLADLSPEGYPEVNLNFTGSTSGQDVAINFGMSSDDATWDTSGGINTLGDITAATAYSDLPSFSDYTLELGATTSYSDSSSATYSVGQDGYPTGSLVSVEVDENGILVGNYSNSQSIELYQLGLADFTNEGGLTAEGGTLFRATTESGEAIIGTAGSAGFGTVVSNSLEASNVDLAAQMTELIIIQSAYQANSKVVTTADTLLQTAISLKS
- a CDS encoding flagellar hook assembly protein FlgD, translated to MTIEGISYTTDTTTSTATASDNTSLDQVDFLTLLTTQLEYQDPTNPVDNTEMVNQMTSYSMLDEDVQQNENLETIINKLDAISALSTSSYIGEEVMADGGVITVESGDATNVTIDLQEDASTLGLNIYNSDGTLVDTVYYTDLEAGEFEIFGKDLLSDSNLESNGTYVAMVFANDANDASVPVYIKSPGTITAVNQDDSGKTTLTLNDGREVSITDVSFI
- a CDS encoding sigma-70 family RNA polymerase sigma factor, which translates into the protein MNTYIENKYDYISEREVNCFFDGNINYIKNVVNKFLFSKYIGVNKSDVDEVCQEVALKILKNNYISKYSSKKSSLNTWLYIISRSVAVDYMRKNNRIYINVEDLSDIPELEKDKIDFNLPEGLLSKRQDEVVRMIFWGDLKAVEVAKQLGITSCTVRCIKHQAIQKLRRHFSAASERRVVS
- a CDS encoding flagellin; this encodes MSLVINNNTVANATARHLNDSYSALSSSTEKMSSGLRINSAADDAAGLAVRELMRSDISTLQQGVRNANDGISMIQTADGALGVVDEKLIRMKELAEQAATGTYTSSQRALIDQEYQAMASEITRIASATDFNGIHLLNGNVSGDNAVTIHFGTGNDSAEDKYDVEIGNCTASSLGIGNNSAVNAGYTVSTQEAAQASLEALDNAITSKDKIRANLGALENRLEATISNLEIQGENLQSAESQISDVDVATEMTNYSKQQIITQSAVSMLAQANSLPQMALSLIG
- a CDS encoding DNA-binding response regulator, with protein sequence MNKILLIDDDPEMGELLSTYLDGEGYSLHHKCTAKEGLKSFGCEEYDLVLLDIVLPDISGLNVLEKIRLDSTVPVIMLTGKGDEVDRVVGLEMGADDYICKPFPLRELLARMRASLRRCTMMPQSASITPSSRGKLKVGELDINLDSHSIMVKGIETHFTAAEFSIIEHLASSCGKLIERDELMEIALGRSADFDDYVLNVHMSNLRRKIGDSVSIKTIRGRGYMMTSRTQAEA
- a CDS encoding TonB-dependent receptor gives rise to the protein MIRLRLAVVALSLIILAMVAGAAPSFAEDRDVSAELENLDLEDLLQVEMVSPSERKQSLENIAGSYTILTEEDIKRSGARSVPEALRTVPGVVVTRTDTDKWAIGVRGFSGTFNSKQLILVDNRPITSPYFHGVIWSSQNLPIQMVKRIEIIRGPWTSLWGSESFNGVINIITKSAAEMQGTQSVTTAGTEGVSQFIRQGGHISENATMAVYAKGGYEPGKNYRIRGRTEKGSTDWITGSGGFRADWLNAYTDQFSLQGQLAGSSITEHSPPGNLFSANKNKNDYNGYAQILWDRKTGARSGMQFRSSYTRTEITVADMENMSNTVDAEFIYSNEQFEDHFLTFGIGGKYFWDDFKQGKKVQVSNDSIYRLDFSGFAKDRITLIDEKLFLTLGLKLDYSGDSSLAPQPTARLLYMEDDEEYWLAYSYANRKPGYWLRDGSYRIRVRDKEYTMDFSDDLDNEKLNSFEAGYRKLFSETLKLDVSLYLNSYDQMVTFSFDDDTKTATPISGLSGLSYGTEIAFDWQPYSFLTLRPSIDISNQDFQKVPDGIPGFSPPLNTPMYNLKLQALIELAEDWELGLFTSYLNSMDDKDLSTGFGFDARLAWQARKDLSLELIGNNLLTSAGESNFSPVEPSCTLRLTWDF
- a CDS encoding YfiR family protein; the protein is MGLLKTHKILAITIATLFMVCSMLELTAHARAKTGHQRRIKVTQPQLQALFIKKITKYVLGPDRRRIVAQRPVTVAAITPKKISRFFRKPGKFKLVRWPDEESKVLFVDVNNPRVIAAVLKKVKGKPILTIGQSPDFLRLGGMINLVESGSRFKLQVNICAARKAGLTISSKLLNLSEIYCGDIPQ
- a CDS encoding HAMP domain-containing protein, which gives rise to MKKYRNSIGRKVGLAILGTTIAAVIISMTLNIASIFHSFRQGTIKKATSLTQVLSTSVAPALDFDDRDSATEVLESLTLVGNSVGATIFTSDGQVFAAFGTQAETLPAETSEIVESFNSYRIVQEIKSGDELLGYIVLDGCFTDQLDWFFQNLATSGLILITVLTTCFLTTNFIRKKLTQPIGQLTDTVRDISESKDYTRRVSYRSDDEIGYLVTEFNSMLAKIDKRDAWLNSHREMLENIVSQRTKQLRSKQAELERKNKLLVQQIHERRTAEMIRDEVERINRHDLKSSLNLVIGYPELLLNSETPLTTEQRKYIKRIASAGYRMLDMIQFHLDMFKMEQGIYRLKTMRIDLVDLMTSLEEEMALLLNQSKVKLSIQLDDNEIEGVEELFLTGEGMLLRTMFRNLIKNAVEASNEGDTVTIAIKSGPPISISVRNTLAVPDEIRKRFFDKYVTLGKEDGTGLGTYSAKLIAETHKATITMHSAEATGTEVTASFVDENSAA